In one window of Thalassophryne amazonica chromosome 9, fThaAma1.1, whole genome shotgun sequence DNA:
- the LOC117516555 gene encoding cytochrome c oxidase assembly factor 4 homolog, mitochondrial, producing MASTSPHDRSRNEDEDDPVDQMISRTGCADLHYAVQECMAEHQDWRACQNQVQAFKNCMTSFQNARKEQLKKVRLPSTESATN from the coding sequence ATGGCTTCCACATCACCTCATGACCGCAGCAGAAATGAGGATGAGGATGATCCTGTTGATCAGATGATCTCACGCACTGGCTGTGCCGACCTACACTATGCAGTGCAGGAATGTATGGCTGAACACCAGGACTGGCGTGCCTGTCAGAACCAGGTCCAGGCTTTCAAGAACTGTATGACGTCTTTCCAAAATGCACGGAAAGAACAGCTGAAGAAAGTGCGGCTGCCTTCCACCGAGTCTGCCACAAACTGA